The Roseibium sp. Sym1 nucleotide sequence CGAACAGGCGGAAGCCGTGATGAAGTCCCGGGCGATCTTCGCCTCCAACACCTCGACCCTGCCGATCACGTCGCTTGCCCAGGCGTCCAAGCGGCCGAAGAATTTCATCGGCATTCACTTCTTCTCGCCGGTCGACAAGATGATGCTGGTGGAAGTGATCCTCGGCAAGCGCACGTCGGACCGTGCGCTGGCCATGGCGCTCGACTACATCAAGGCCATCAAGAAAACGCCGATCGTGGTCAATGACAGCCGCGGCTTCTACACCTCCCGTGTTGTCATGACCTATATTCGCGAAGGCCTGATGATGCTGGCGGACGGCGTTCCGGCGGCCATGATCGAGAATGCCGGGAAGATGGCCGGCATGCCGGTCGGACCGTTGTCGCTCGGCGACGAAGTAGCGCTGGATCTCGCCTGGAAAATCGTCTCGGCCACCCGCAAGGACCTCGGCGTCAAATATGTCGAGGGCCCGCTGGACAACATCCTGGAAGAGATGGTGGTCAAACAGGAGCGCTTCGGCCGCAAGAACGGCAAGGGTTTTTACGACTACAAGGGCCGGGACAAGAGCCTGTGGCCGGGCATTCCGGACGTGGTCGGCCAGCCAAAGCCGGCGGACAGCTTCAACATCGAGGAGCTGAAACAGCGTCTCCTGGTGATGCAGGCACTCGAGACCGCCCGCATCTTCGAGGAGAAATGTCTCACCGATGTGCGCGAAGCCGATGTCGGCTCGATCCTCGGCTTCGGCTTTGCCCCCTATTCAGGCGGCACGCTCAGCTATATCGACATGATGGGCACACCGGCCTTTGTGGACCTGTGCAAGAAGTTCACCCGCAAATGGGGCCCCCGATTCAAGCCGAACAAACTGCTGCGCGAGATGGCCAAGGAGAACGCGACCTTCTACGGAAAATTTCCTCCCAAGGCTGCGGAAAAGGTCAAGGACGCTGCCTGATTTGATCCTGTTTGCCGCCTCCAATCGGAGGCGGCATTGTCAAATATACGTAAGAAAAACGACATATTTGTTAGCAAATTACGCCAGAACTTGATCCCCTCTGACTTGTCATGCAAAGTTCCTGAAAAGATTTTGTGCACGGTCTGGCAGGAGACTTTCATGCCACTTGATGGCGAGTGGGCGCGCTCGGATGTGTTCCGGGTTCTGCGCGACATTTGTCCAAATGCAAATTTGGACTGGCCGCATATGGCGCGCCTTTACAATTTCGATCTCGCCAGCCTCGACGATCCCCAGGGAACCGTTCCTATCACCGCCTGGCATGCCGTGTTTGAGCATGTCGCCGAAGAGCTCGGCAACGATGCAGTGATGTTCGACCTGTTCAACAATATCGACATCGGCTGTTTTTCCATTTTCGACTACCTGTTTGCGTGCGCGCCTTCTCTGAGGGAGGCCTGTCAGGCCTGGGTCGAATTCTGCCCGATCCGCACCAACGCCTACCGGATGATCTTCGAAGAGGATGAAACGGGAGGATATGTTGAATGGCCCATCCTGGAGGGCCGCGGAGAATGGCGCCAGAACATGTTCGCCCGCATCGGCTGGGCCGTGCAACAAATTGAACTCGCCCTGGATATGAGCGTTCCCCCGGTCCTGATCGAACTGGCCACGGCGGAACCGGTGGGCACGTCGAATTTTCAGAAAAAATACCAGGGCCGCCTGAAGTTCGGCGCGTCTCACAACCGGATCATGATCCCGAGTACCCTGCTGTCACGCCCCCTGTGCCGCAACGACGCGCATCTCTATGAGATCATCCTGAAGTCGGCGAGAAGTGAACTGGACCGGTTCGGACAAATGGAGTCGCCCCTGTCACGCATTGCCAACGAGGTGGCCTCCAACCTGTCCGACGGCGCGTGCACTCTGCCGCAGATCGCCTCAAAACTCGGCATGTCACAGCGCGCGGTACAGCGTCTTCTGGAAAAGGAAGGCACCAGCTTCAGGAAACTCAGCGAGGAGATCCGTCGCTCTGCCGCCGAGCGGTATCTGCGCGGATCGGACATGCCGATGAAGGAAATCGCGTATCTGCTCGGCTTTTCCGAGCTGAGCACCTTCTCACGTGCCGTGAAAACCTGGTTTGGCGTTTCACCCAAGAAGGTTCGCGACAGCTCCTATCGAGCACACGCAAAGCCTGGACGGGTCCGTGGCGCGGTTACCCGCAACACCATTGTTGCAGCTGAGTAACGAACCGCTGCCAGACCAGAATGAAGCCGAAAGAAGTGCGGCACGGGATGGCCTCGGGCCAGCCACCGCCGTGCCGTAGATCGTTTCCTTGCCGGCAAAACCGCCCGGTGTCCTTACCGGAGACTTGCCTGGCATCCCCCTTGTCCGGCCGCGGGAACAACGTGGCGCAATCCGGATAACCAAGGGTCAATGTCCCGCGGCGTGGTCGTGTTTTCGTTTCCCGGTGGCTTTCGCCGCATGCCGGGAAGGCATCTTTCGCCGCAGGTGGAGGAATGCTGGACGCAAGAGAGAGTGGGAGCTTCTCGAAGCGTCGGCTGCAACTTCCTGCCCTCTTGAATATGATGGCAGAGGCGCTTTGTCTTTGGCGGGATGCGAACAGGATTTAACGATTTACGACACCAACTGCAGTTAATCGCCACTATTACCGATGGTCTCGCGGGATAGACTTGAAACCGCCCGCGCCGGACGAGGTACCACATTGTAATTTTGTGCCATCCTCCCTAACTTCCAGCTGGACGGTCACTATCACGCAGGAGTTCCACATGTCCGATACCGGCCTGAGCCGTTTTCTGGGAGGGTCTCCCGCACAGGTTCTGCTGCGGCTTGTGTTCCTGTCCTTTGTGGTCGGCATCGTGCTGTCCGCGCTCAACCTGGACCCGCTCGACCTGGTGAACATGGCGGTCGAATTCGTTGAACGGCTTTGGGACATGGGTTTCCACGCAATCGGCCGGCTGGGCAATTACCTGGTTATCGGTGCAATCGTGGTGGTTCCGATCTGGCTGGTCACGCGGCTTCTGGCGATGGGACGCTCCCGTTCATGACCGCTTTCGCCATGCGATGCAGGTTAAGATGCCGGTCCGCCAGCTCGTCGATATCGGTCGAGTAACCGCCCCCGAGGACCCCGGCCAACGGAATGCCCGCGCTCCGGACGGTTTCGATCACGTACCGGTCGCGCCGCCGCAATCCGTGCCGGGTCAACGCCAGGCGCCCCAGCCGGTCGCCGCCATAGGGATCGACGCCTGCATTGAAGAACACGATATCCCACGCGTGACGCGAGAGCAGGTCGGGCAGGACCCCCGCGAGGGAGGCAAGGTAGACCTCATCTCCGGTGCCGTCCGCCAGAGCGATATCCAGATGCGAGGGCACCTTGCGAACCGGATAGTTCTTTTCCGAATGCATTGAAAAGGTGAAGACGTCAGGGTCTCCCTGGAAGATGTCGGACGTCCCGTCGCCCTGATGCACGTCAAGATCGATAACCAGCGCCTTTTGAATCGCACCGTCCGCCTGCATCACCCTGATGGCAACAGCCACGTCGTTGAACACGCAGAAGCCCGCCCCATGCGCCCGCCTGGCGTGATGGCTGCCACCCGCCGTGTTGCAGGCAATGCCGTGCTCCAGGGCAAGATAGCCGGTCAGAACCGTACCGCCGGTGGCACAGCGCGCGCGCAAAGCGATGTCCGCGCGCATGGGAAAACCGATTTCCCGCGCGACCTTCTCGGAAACCTGTCCGTTGAAGACCTGATCCACGTAGAGCGGCTCGTGAGCGAGTGCGACCCATTCGAACGGAGCGGGCCTCGGCCGGACAAATGGCATGCCTTCCAGCAGATTTTCCGTCCCGATCAACTCGGCCACCGCCCGGAATTTGTTCATCGGGAACCGGTGATTGGCAGGCAGTTCGGCGCAATAGGCCGGATGATGGACAATCGGCAAAGTCATTGCTCGCAATATATGCCAGGTGGTCGGAACCGCCAGCCCCTGTTCACCTCTACCAGGCAGCCACTATTTCGAATACTCGTCATGCCATGCCGGGGATTGACGCCCCGGCCAAAGCTGGACAAGAAGGGCGGCTCAGACAGCCAGAGTCCTTCATGTCCCAGTCCCCTACCGCGCCCCCGCCTTCGGCGCATGCCTTTTCCGTCACGCACCGCTCGGTTCTGGCCATTGCCGTGCCGATGACGCTTGCCTATCTGTCGACCCCGCTGCTCGGGATTGTCGACATGGCGGTGATCGGCCGGTTGGGAGATGCCGCCCTGCTCGGCGGCATCGCGCTCGGTGGCATTATTTTCGACCTCGTCTTCACCACCTTCAATTTCTTGCGGTCCGGCACCACCGGGTTGACCGCCCAGGCCGTCGGTGGCCGTAATGAGGAAGAGGTCAAGGCAACGCTCCTGCGCGCCCTGGTGATCGCCGTTGCCGGTGGCCTCGCCGTGATCGCCCTGAACGCACCGCTACTCCATGTCGGCCTCTGGTTCCTCGGCGGCAGTGAGGATGTCCAGGCCGCAACCAGCCGCTATTTCGACGTCCGCATGTTCAGCGCGCCCTTTCTGCTGGCGAATTATGCCATTCTCGGCTGGTTCATCGGCCTTGGCCGCGCGCGCACCGGCCTTCTTCTGCAGCTGGTCCTGAACGGGCTCAACATCGCCCTCAGTGTGCTGTTCGTGATCGGACTGGGCTGGAGTGTGGAGGGGGTTGCGCTTGCCACCGTCCTGTCGGAGATCGCAGCAACGGTCCTGGGGGTTATTCTGGTGCTGGCGAGTGCCAGGAGAGGGTCCTGGCCCGCTCCTGCGATCGTATTCGACCGGCGTCTCCTGATGCGCATGATGGCAGTGAACCGGGACATCATGATCCGGTCCTTCACCCTGCTCTACGCCTTTGCCTTCTTCATGTCCCGGTCGGCCGAGCAAGGCGACACCATTCTCGCGGCAAACGCGTTGCTCGAAAAATTCATCATGGTGGGCGCGTTCTTCCTGGATGGCCTCGCCACCGCGGCGGAACAGCTCGCCGGCAGGGCCGTCGGCGCCAGATACCGTCCGGCCTTCGACAGGACGCTGAAACTGACCGCGCTGTGGAGTTTCTCGCTGGCCGGCCTTCTGGCCTTTCTCTTCTGGGCTGCCGGTCCAGCAATGATCGCTTTCATGACGACGGCCGAGGACGTGCGCGGCGCCGCGCAATCCTATCTGGTCTGGGCGGTACTGACGCCGCTTTTCGGCGTGCTCGCCTTCCAGATGGACGGCGTCTTCATCGGCGCCACCTGGTCCTCAACCATGCGCAACATGATGCTGCTGTCCCTGGCAATCTACCTGGCCGCCTATCACGCCCTGTTTCCGCTGCTCGGCAATCACGGGCTCTGGCTGGCCCTCCTGCTGTTCTTCGGCATCAGGGGCGTGACGCTGCTGGCTGCCTGCAGGAAACGTGCGGCGGAGACGTTTGCGTGATTTGGACTGGTTGAACTCCGCCGTACACGCCGCCTCAAAAAAGTATGCGCCAAACATAAAGTCGTCATCCTGAGGAGGCGCGCAGCGCCGTCTCGAAGGACAGGCCGCTTGTTCAGGAGTGCGTTGCGGATCCTTCGAGACGGGCCTTTGGCCCTCCTCAGGATGAGGCTGAATATTCTGGCGACTCTTGGCTCTTAAACCGTCTCGGACGCCCAAGCCTCGACATTGGCGTCGCGGGCCTCTCGCAGGGACGACAATCCGTTTTGCTGCAGCTTCGCCGACAGTCCGGACAGGATCTCGTCAACCAGCGCCGTCCCCTTGAACACCAGCGCGGAATAGAGCTGCAACAGGTCGGCGCCCGCGGTGATCTTGATCCAGGCGGTCTCCGCGCTGTCGATGCCACCGACGCCGATGATCGGGAGGTCCGGGCCGGCCAGCTTGCGCGCCCGGGCCAGCATGATCGTCGACCTGCGGAACAGCGGCCGCCCGGAAAGGCCACCGGCCTCGTCAACGGGGCCGGCTTCGCTCAGGCCGTCGCGGGTAATCGTCGTGTTGGAGACGATCAGGCCGTCGACATTCTTCGCCAGAACCTCTTCGACGATGTCGTTGAGGTCTCCGTCGGCGACATCGGGCGCGATCTTGAGCAGAACCGGAACATGGCGGCCAAGCGTATGTGTGCAGGCGTCCCGGGACGAGATCACGGCCGTCAGCAGGTCCGCAAGGGCGGACCGCGCCTGCAGGTCACGCAGGCCGGGCGTGTTCGGAGATGAGATGTTCACCGTGAAATAGGAGGCGATGTCTGCAAACTGTTCGATACCGGCAACGTAGTCGGCAATACGGTCCTCGGCGTCCTTGTTGGCGCCGACATTGATCCCGACAATGCCGGTGAGGCTCTTGCGGGCGTCGAGGCGCGCGCGCAGCGCGGCATGGCCTTCGTTGTTGAAGCCGTAGCGGTTGATGACGCCCTGGT carries:
- a CDS encoding histone deacetylase family protein translates to MTLPIVHHPAYCAELPANHRFPMNKFRAVAELIGTENLLEGMPFVRPRPAPFEWVALAHEPLYVDQVFNGQVSEKVAREIGFPMRADIALRARCATGGTVLTGYLALEHGIACNTAGGSHHARRAHGAGFCVFNDVAVAIRVMQADGAIQKALVIDLDVHQGDGTSDIFQGDPDVFTFSMHSEKNYPVRKVPSHLDIALADGTGDEVYLASLAGVLPDLLSRHAWDIVFFNAGVDPYGGDRLGRLALTRHGLRRRDRYVIETVRSAGIPLAGVLGGGYSTDIDELADRHLNLHRMAKAVMNGSVPSPEAA
- a CDS encoding MATE family efflux transporter, whose amino-acid sequence is MSQSPTAPPPSAHAFSVTHRSVLAIAVPMTLAYLSTPLLGIVDMAVIGRLGDAALLGGIALGGIIFDLVFTTFNFLRSGTTGLTAQAVGGRNEEEVKATLLRALVIAVAGGLAVIALNAPLLHVGLWFLGGSEDVQAATSRYFDVRMFSAPFLLANYAILGWFIGLGRARTGLLLQLVLNGLNIALSVLFVIGLGWSVEGVALATVLSEIAATVLGVILVLASARRGSWPAPAIVFDRRLLMRMMAVNRDIMIRSFTLLYAFAFFMSRSAEQGDTILAANALLEKFIMVGAFFLDGLATAAEQLAGRAVGARYRPAFDRTLKLTALWSFSLAGLLAFLFWAAGPAMIAFMTTAEDVRGAAQSYLVWAVLTPLFGVLAFQMDGVFIGATWSSTMRNMMLLSLAIYLAAYHALFPLLGNHGLWLALLLFFGIRGVTLLAACRKRAAETFA
- a CDS encoding DUF6460 domain-containing protein, translating into MSDTGLSRFLGGSPAQVLLRLVFLSFVVGIVLSALNLDPLDLVNMAVEFVERLWDMGFHAIGRLGNYLVIGAIVVVPIWLVTRLLAMGRSRS
- a CDS encoding AraC family transcriptional regulator, with protein sequence MPLDGEWARSDVFRVLRDICPNANLDWPHMARLYNFDLASLDDPQGTVPITAWHAVFEHVAEELGNDAVMFDLFNNIDIGCFSIFDYLFACAPSLREACQAWVEFCPIRTNAYRMIFEEDETGGYVEWPILEGRGEWRQNMFARIGWAVQQIELALDMSVPPVLIELATAEPVGTSNFQKKYQGRLKFGASHNRIMIPSTLLSRPLCRNDAHLYEIILKSARSELDRFGQMESPLSRIANEVASNLSDGACTLPQIASKLGMSQRAVQRLLEKEGTSFRKLSEEIRRSAAERYLRGSDMPMKEIAYLLGFSELSTFSRAVKTWFGVSPKKVRDSSYRAHAKPGRVRGAVTRNTIVAAE
- a CDS encoding quinone-dependent dihydroorotate dehydrogenase, yielding MPWLENAALKGLQCLDAETAHRMTVKALKTGLVPGSRAAADPRLAVKLWDLTFPNPLGMAAGFDKNGEVPDALLRLGFGYTEVGSVTPRPQPGNPRPRVFRLPMDQGVINRYGFNNEGHAALRARLDARKSLTGIVGINVGANKDAEDRIADYVAGIEQFADIASYFTVNISSPNTPGLRDLQARSALADLLTAVISSRDACTHTLGRHVPVLLKIAPDVADGDLNDIVEEVLAKNVDGLIVSNTTITRDGLSEAGPVDEAGGLSGRPLFRRSTIMLARARKLAGPDLPIIGVGGIDSAETAWIKITAGADLLQLYSALVFKGTALVDEILSGLSAKLQQNGLSSLREARDANVEAWASETV